The following proteins are co-located in the Triticum aestivum cultivar Chinese Spring chromosome 1A, IWGSC CS RefSeq v2.1, whole genome shotgun sequence genome:
- the LOC542903 gene encoding dihydroneopterin aldolase 2: protein MAGDGDEERPAMGGDKLILRGLQFHGFHGVKQEEKKLGQKFVVDVDAWMDLAAAGDSDDISHTVSYTDIYRIAKGVVEGPSRNLLESVAQSIAGTTLLEFPQISGVRVKVGKPHVAVQGVVDYLGVEILRRRQA, encoded by the exons ATGGCGggggacggcgacgaggagcggccGGCGATGGGCGGCGACAAGCTGATCCTGCGGGGGCTGCAGTTCCACGGCTTCCACGGCGTGAAGCAGGAGGAGAAGAAGCTCGGGCAGAAGTTCGTGGTCGACGTGGACGCCTGGatggacctcgccgccgccggggacTCCGACGACATCTCCCACACCGTCAGCTACACCGACATCTACAG GATAGCCAAGGGCGTGGTGGAGGGCCCGTCGCGCAACCTCTTGGAGTCGGTGGCGCAGTCGATCGCCGGCACCACGCTGCTCGAGTTCCCCCAGATCTCCGGCGTCCGGGTGAAGGTCGGGAAGCCCCACGTCGCGGTGCAGGGCGTCGTGGACTACCTCGGGGTGGAGATACTGAGGCGTAGACAAGCATGA